From a region of the Tachypleus tridentatus isolate NWPU-2018 chromosome 1, ASM421037v1, whole genome shotgun sequence genome:
- the LOC143233774 gene encoding secreted frizzled-related protein 3-like, whose product MLGFLHMLATAATVYSCEPVEIPMCLNMPYNMTRMPNLMHHSTQENAMLASEQFEVLVKTRCSPYLPFFLCSLYAPICTMEFSIEAIPPCRSVCERARKGCEPLLNRFNVSWPDYLDCTEFPIYERSVCITPEAIFNNGKFYLK is encoded by the coding sequence ATGTTGGGTTTTCTACATATGCTTGCCACGGCAGCAACGGTTTACTCGTGCGAACCTGTGGAGATTCCCATGTGCCTGAACATGCCTTACAATATGACTCGTATGCCTAATCTGATGCATCACAGCACCCAAGAAAATGCCATGTTAGCATCAGAGCAGTTTGAAGTTCTGGTCAAGACACGATGCTCTCCGTACCTCCCGTTCTTCTTGTGTTCTCTCTACGCCCCCATCTGTACCATGGAGTTCTCCATTGAGGCAATTCCTCCTTGTCGCAGTGTTTGTGAGCGAGCACGTAAGGGATGCGAACCCTTGCTAAACAGATTCAATGTTTCTTGGCCCGACTATTTGGACTGCACAGAATTTCCAATCTATGAAAGAAGTGTTTGTATAACTCCAGAAGCTATATTTAATAACGGTAAGTTTTATCTGAAATAA